Proteins from a single region of Belliella baltica DSM 15883:
- a CDS encoding tyrosine-type recombinase/integrase: MLKLSSFLEAKAYSHMTIRNYMAEMRYIFAYFNHLNPEQLTQDHIASYINYIKKEHAVGRDKCRMTAQSCSFFFKHILPSPYVVPHALYPRKDFRLPEILTQDQISHVIQSTTNIKHKAIIALFYGTGIRLSELRFLEMKHISRAEMQLKVVAGKGSRDRFTILPAAVLPLLEAYYRVHKPKVFLFEGQIPGKAMNDRSIQHAIRMAMKQAGFEQYGFSAHSIRHSFATHLLDAGTDIHTIKQLLGHSKIETTMIYLHLTKQRREKLVSPLDLLADGN, translated from the coding sequence TTGCTAAAACTATCTTCTTTCCTAGAAGCCAAAGCATATTCCCATATGACCATCCGCAACTATATGGCCGAGATGCGCTATATTTTCGCCTATTTCAATCACCTTAATCCTGAGCAGCTCACCCAAGATCACATTGCCTCTTACATCAATTACATCAAAAAAGAGCATGCTGTCGGTAGGGACAAATGCAGGATGACGGCTCAAAGCTGTAGCTTCTTTTTTAAACACATTTTACCTTCACCTTATGTAGTCCCCCACGCACTTTATCCCCGGAAAGACTTCAGACTTCCGGAAATTCTAACCCAAGATCAGATCAGCCATGTAATCCAATCCACAACCAATATCAAGCATAAAGCCATCATTGCTTTGTTTTATGGAACAGGTATCAGGTTGAGCGAACTTCGATTCTTGGAAATGAAACATATCTCAAGAGCCGAAATGCAGCTCAAAGTTGTGGCAGGAAAGGGTAGCAGGGACAGATTTACTATCCTTCCAGCTGCTGTTCTCCCTTTGCTTGAAGCTTACTACAGAGTACACAAGCCGAAAGTTTTTCTCTTTGAAGGACAGATCCCGGGAAAAGCTATGAACGACCGCTCCATACAGCACGCCATCCGCATGGCCATGAAACAGGCGGGCTTTGAACAGTATGGTTTTTCCGCACATTCTATCAGGCATTCCTTTGCCACACATCTGCTTGATGCGGGAACAGATATTCATACCATCAAACAGCTTCTTGGACACTCAAAGATAGAGACTACTATGATCTATCTTCACCTTACCAAACAACGTAGGGAAAAACTAGTATCTCCACTTGATTTGCTAGCTGATGGAAACTGA
- a CDS encoding IS91 family transposase gives METDSSFQSLFRHQSIHSFNTYSKAVFADLVACHTAAKGYHISRCNDQQCGNIAHRYHCCGNRHCPNCGSMKRDAWIQGRMDELLPTAYYHVVFTLPHELNVVIMGNRNRLFNLLFQAASQTLLKHGRMPEFLGAEPGITMVLHTWGQDLSFHPHVHCIVSAGGFDGKRWVDAKRKNNRFLFPQKSLASMFKAIFMEGMEKDPSISWIGSKNSVIKAVRFKKWNVYAKAPFGSPDRVVEYLGRYTHKIAITKHRILEVNATHIKFSYKDYADGSKTKQMWLTHQEFLRRFEQHILPKRFVKIRHFGYLRIQGKTERLAMIRSSLDMQPTKPKVTIPFQIRMLEKYGRDILKCPCCDHGRMETIFDTRDRSARKQKSFNPNPAPS, from the coding sequence ATGGAAACTGACTCTTCTTTCCAATCCCTATTCAGACATCAATCCATCCACAGCTTCAATACTTATAGCAAAGCTGTTTTTGCTGATCTTGTAGCATGTCATACCGCTGCTAAGGGCTATCACATTAGCAGATGCAATGATCAACAATGTGGCAACATCGCCCATCGCTACCATTGCTGCGGTAACAGACACTGTCCCAACTGTGGAAGTATGAAAAGGGACGCTTGGATTCAGGGAAGGATGGACGAACTACTACCTACAGCATACTATCATGTAGTATTCACTTTGCCCCATGAACTCAATGTTGTGATCATGGGCAACAGAAACAGGCTATTTAACTTGCTGTTTCAGGCAGCTTCCCAAACATTACTCAAACACGGTCGAATGCCTGAATTCCTGGGAGCTGAACCAGGTATTACAATGGTTCTCCACACTTGGGGACAGGATCTTTCTTTCCATCCACATGTACATTGTATCGTCAGTGCAGGTGGCTTCGACGGAAAGCGTTGGGTAGATGCCAAACGCAAAAACAACCGATTCCTTTTTCCTCAAAAAAGTCTGGCAAGTATGTTCAAAGCCATATTCATGGAAGGGATGGAAAAAGATCCCTCAATTAGCTGGATTGGCAGTAAAAACAGCGTAATTAAAGCTGTAAGGTTCAAAAAATGGAACGTATACGCCAAAGCTCCTTTCGGTTCACCCGATAGAGTCGTCGAGTACCTTGGACGCTATACCCACAAGATTGCCATCACCAAACACCGAATCCTTGAGGTCAACGCAACACATATCAAGTTCAGCTATAAAGACTATGCAGACGGTTCCAAAACAAAACAGATGTGGCTTACTCATCAGGAATTCCTTAGAAGGTTTGAGCAGCATATCCTACCAAAAAGGTTTGTCAAGATCCGCCACTTCGGATACTTGAGAATACAGGGCAAAACTGAACGGTTGGCTATGATACGGTCTTCTCTCGATATGCAACCAACCAAACCCAAAGTCACAATTCCATTCCAGATCAGAATGCTCGAAAAATACGGCAGGGATATTTTAAAATGCCCTTGCTGCGATCACGGAAGAATGGAAACAATCTTTGATACAAGGGATAGATCAGCCAGAAAACAAAAATCTTTCAATCCAAATCCAGCCCCTTCCTGA
- a CDS encoding SDR family NAD(P)-dependent oxidoreductase: MLHQSGLFFKGLFSSGLNVTQSSDVEKYAQKTVDKFGKIDVFFNNAGIEGVVKPITEYPEENFDKVIAVNVKGVWLGMKHVLPRMNDGGSVIITSSVAGLIGISGMTAYNASKHATIGIMRATAQEAAPRKIRVNTVNPGTVDNRMMRSLEEGMAPGHAEAIKAEFIKGIPLGRYVQPEEVANVVLYLASDDSQFITATINVVDGGMAAY; this comes from the coding sequence ATTTTACATCAATCAGGGCTTTTTTTCAAAGGGCTTTTCTCTAGTGGGCTTAATGTTACCCAAAGTTCTGATGTTGAAAAATATGCACAGAAAACAGTAGATAAATTTGGCAAAATAGATGTGTTCTTCAATAATGCAGGGATCGAAGGGGTGGTAAAGCCAATTACAGAATACCCGGAGGAAAATTTTGATAAAGTTATTGCTGTCAATGTGAAAGGGGTTTGGTTGGGCATGAAGCATGTGTTACCAAGAATGAATGACGGAGGAAGTGTTATCATTACATCTTCCGTAGCAGGGCTTATTGGCATCTCAGGAATGACCGCCTATAATGCAAGTAAACACGCCACCATTGGTATTATGCGAGCCACAGCACAGGAGGCTGCCCCACGAAAAATCAGGGTAAATACAGTTAATCCGGGGACCGTTGATAACCGGATGATGCGTTCTCTGGAAGAAGGAATGGCTCCAGGACATGCAGAGGCAATAAAAGCGGAATTTATAAAAGGTATTCCCTTGGGAAGGTATGTTCAGCCCGAAGAAGTAGCCAATGTAGTTTTGTATTTAGCTTCTGACGATAGCCAATTTATAACTGCAACCATTAATGTGGTAGATGGAGGAATGGCGGCATATTAG